In Actinomycetota bacterium, the sequence TGCCTTCGTCGTCACCCAGAACGAGCTTCGCTTCGCCGCCAACGTCCCTGACAGCTACGTCCTCGCCCTCGTCGAGGTCAGCGCCGACGGGCCCGATCACGACACCGTCCGCTACCTCAATCAACCGTACGGCCCCGACCTTCGTCTGCCCTTCGACACCACAGCCACGACACTCGGCTGGCACGCCTACTGGCACCGCGCCCAGCCACCGACATGAACCAACAGAATCGACCGACCCGATGACCGCCACCCCCGGACCCACCAAGCTCATCGAGGTCGCCCTTCCGCTCGACGTGATCAACCGCGAAGCGGCACGCGAGAAGTCGATCCGCCACGGCCATCCCTCGACCCTCCACCTGTGGTGGGCGCGTCGGCCTCTCGCCGCATGCCGCGCTGTTCTCTTCGCCCAGCTCGTCGACGACCCGTCGGCACATCCGGATCAGTTCCCGACGCCCGAAGCGCAAGAGGTTGAGCGGGAGCGGTTGTTCGACATCATCCGTCGCCTCGTTCCGTGGGAGGCCTCCAACGACGAGAAGGTGCTCGAGGAAGCCCGTGCCGAGATCCGTCGCTGCTATCCGGACGGCCCACCGGCGATTGTCGACCCGTTCTGCGGTGGTGGCTCGATCCCCCTCGAAGCCCAACGCCTCGGCCTCGAAGCGCACGCGAGCGACCTCAACCCGGTCGCAGTCCTGATCACGAAAGCGCTCATCGAACTGCCCCCGAAGTTCGCCGGCCGGCCACCGGTCCATCCGGACGACGGCCGCGAGTTGAAGGGCACGCGTACCTGGTCAGGCGCACAGGGTCTAGCTGAGGACGTTCGCTGGTACGGCCGTTGGATGCGTGATGAGGCCGAGCGACGAATCGGCCATCTCTACCCCAAGGCCACGCTGCCGGATGGCACGAAGGCGACCGTCATCGCCTGGATCTGGGCCCGTACTGTCACCTGCCCCAACCCTGCCTGCCGCGCGACCATGCCGCTAGTCCGCTCGTTCTGGCTCGGCAAGAAGAAGGGCAAGGAGGCCTGGGTCATAGCCATTCCCGAGCTTGAAACCAAGCGTGTCCGGTTCGCGATCGGCCACGGCGAGAGCGGGCCACCCGTCGACGGCACCGTCGGCCGTACTGGCGCAACCTGCCTCGTATGCGCGAGTCCGGTCCCGCGTCAGCATCTCTGGGACGAAGGTCGCGCCGGTCGCATCGGGGCGCAGCTGATGGCGATCGTGGCCGAGGGCAATCGGCAGCGCACATACCTGCCCCCCAGCGCCGAGCATGAGACAGCGGCAGAGGTGCCCCGGCCCGAGGACGTGCCCGACACCGAGATGCCGAACAATCCACGTTGGTTCTCGCCGCCGATGTACGGCATGACGCACCATGCCGACCTCTTCACCAACCGTCAGCTCACTGCCTTGTACACGTTAAGCGAGATCGTCACCGAAGCCCGCGACGAGGTCATCACCGACTCCGGCGGCGACGTCGACTACGCCGATGCCGTTGCGACGTATCTGGGGTTGGCATTCAGCCGGACTGCAGATCTCAACAACACCATCGTGACGTGGTCGTCCAGTCGCGACCAGGCTCGCAATCTGTTCGCGAGACAGGCCATACCCATGGCGTGGGATTTCACCGAGGTCTACCCGTTCTCGGAGTCGGCAGGAGATCTTGGCATCAGCGTCGAATCCGCGGCGCGAGCGATCGCCAGCCTCCCGATTGGACTGGGGAAGGTGCAGAATCTGGATGCGCGGTCTCGCAGTTTCGATGGACTGGTTGTCGCCACCGATCCTCCCTACTACGACAACATCGGTTACGCGGACCTGTCGGACTTCTTCTACGTTTGGCTTCGGCGTGCACTTCGCAAGTCACATCCGGAGCTTCTAGGCACGATGCTCACGCCCAAGTCGAGTGAGCTGATCGCATCGCCCTACCGCTTCGATGGCAGCAAGGAGAGAGCTGACCAGCATTTCGAGGCCGGCTTTCGGACGGTCTTCCGGCACGCCGCAGAGCAGGGAAGGCCGGACACGCCGACAACGATCTTCTATGCCTTCAAGCAGAGCGAGTCCGACGACGACGTCAGTTCGAAGATTCTTGTCTCGACTGGCTGGGAGAAGTTTCTCCAGGGACTTGTCGACAATGGACTCGTCGTGACCGGCACCTGGCCGATGCGAACTGAGCGGGAGGTTCGCAGTGTCGGCATCGGTACCAACGCGCTCGCTTCGTCAATCCTCCTCGTGTGCCGCTCGCGGCCGGTGAGCGCGGGCGTAACGGATCGTCGTGGCTTCCTTCAGTCATTGAAGGCTCGGCTGGGCCATGATCTTCGCGTGCTCCAGTCAGGCGGTGTTGCTCCTGTCGACCTCGCTCAAGCGGCGATTGGCCCCGGCATGGCGGTGTTCTCCTCGTACGCAAAGGTGGTGGAGCCGACCGGTGAATCGATGACAGTTCGCACGGCATTGGCGCTCATCAATCAGGTCTTGGATGAGGTGTCGGCCGAGCAAGAGGGTGAATTCGATGAGGACACTCGATGGGCGATCGCCTGGTACTCGGAGTACGGCCATGACGATGGTCCGTACGGCCGTGCGGACGATCTTGCACGCGCAAAGAACGTAAGCGTCGACGGTTTGGTGCGTGCTGGCATTGTGAAGTCGGGCGCGGGCAAGGTCCGGCTGCTCAACCGCGATGAGCTCGACCCAGCGTGGGATCCGTCGTCTGACATTCGGGTGACGGTGTGGGAGGTGTGCCAACACCTGATCCGTCGTCTCGACGACGGAGCCGAGTCGGCGGGCGAGCTGCTGGTGCGTGTCGGCGGCCTGGGCGACGCCGCGCGGGACTTGGCGTACCGCCTGTTCCAGATCGCTGAGTCGAAGAAGTGGGCGAAAGAGGCCGGGCCGTACAACGCGCTCGCGGCGGAGTGGCTGGAGCTGACACGGGTCGCGTCGGCGGGACCGGCGGGACAGGGGACACTGCTATGAGAGAGGCGGACTGATGGCGGCAAGCAACCGGGAACGAGTTGGACGGGCGCTCGAGCTGCTCGGCCCTGCAATGGCGATCTGGGTCGACCGAAAGATGTCCCGCAAGTCGCCGGCCGGCGGCAACTGGAAGGCGGCCTACGCGGGACAGAACCTCGACTCCGATCCGTCGGCGCTGATCACGGTGGTGTTCGACAGCTACCAGGACGTCTTCAAGGCAGAGATCGGGTCGAAGGGTCGCAGCCTGCTCGACCTCGTTCGCGCCGCGCGCAACGACTTCGCTCACAATCAGTCGTTCAGCGTGGATGCCGCGTACAAGGCGTTGGATCGGATCGAGGAGTTCCTCGTGCTGATCGACGCCCCGGAGGCGACGGAGGTCGGCACAGCCAAGACCGAGCTGATGCGTGCCCGGCTGGAGGCGGAGACGAAGAAGGTGACACCGAAGGCAGAGTCGTTGTTCGGTGAGCCTGTGGCGGGGCTGCAGCCGTGGCGCGAGGTTGTGCAGCCACATGACGACGTCGCCAGGGGGAAGTACAACGTCGCCGAGTTCGCCGCGAACCTGTACCAGGTGGCGGCGGGCAAGGGGCTGGCCGAGTACACCGACCCTGTCGAGTTCTACCGCCGCACCTATCTGACGGCGGGTCTCCGCCAGATGCTCACTCAGGCGGCGCAGCGGTTGACGGGCCAGGGCGGCGCACCGGTGGTGGATCTGCAGACCAACTTCGGCGGCGGCAAGACGCACTCGTTAATCGCGCTCTACCACCTGTGCTCAGGGTTGAAGGTGACGGAGTTCCCGCAGGAGCTCCAGGAATTGCTCGCCGGGGCCGGAGTGACGGAGCTCCCGTCGGTGCAGCGGGCGGTGCTGGTCGGTACCGAGCTGTCGCCGGGGCAGCCGGAGACCAAGCCAGATGGCACGGTCGTCAACACGTTGTGGGGTGAGATCGCCTGGCAGCTCGGTGGCGAGGCAGCGTTCGAACTCGTCGCCGAGGCCGACCGGACCGGCACGAACCCCGGCAAGGCGATGCAGGACGTGTTCACGCTGTGCGGTCCATGCCTGGTGCTCATCGACGAATGGGTCGCCTACGCGCGCCAGCTGTTCGAAACCCAGGAGCTGCTCCCCGGTGGCTTGTTCGAGACGCAGTTCTCGTTCGCCCAGACCCTCGCGGACGCAGTGATCGCAGTGCCCGGCACCTTGCTGGTCATCTCGCTGCCCGTGTCCGATGACCCTGCCCGACCCGGAGTGACGCCGATCGGGTCCGAGGCCGAGGTCGGCGGTTACGCCGGCCAGGAGTCGGCGCGTCGGCTGGGCAATGTGATCGGGCGGACCGAGGCGGCGTGGCGACCGGCTTCGGCGGAGGAGAGCTTCGAGATCGTGCGTCGACGGCTGTTCCAGCCGTTGGCGACGGACGGGGTGAAGTTCCGTGACGCCACCGCTCGCACGTTCGGGGAGATGTACCGGACGCAGTCGGCGGAGTTCCCGGCCGAGGTGCGTGAACCGGGCTACGTCGAGCGGATCAAGGCCGCGTACCCGATCCACCCGGAGCTGTTCGCTCGTCTGTACGAGGACTGGTCGACGCTCGAGGGCTTCCAGCGCACCCGCGGCGTGTTGCGTCTCATGGCCGCGGTGATCTCGGCGCTGTGGACGGCGGGGGACCAGTCGCCGTTGATCCTGCCCGCGAACGTGCCCCTCGACGATCCGGCGGTGCAGACCGAGCTGATCCGCAACCTCGATCATGCGTGGCAGCCGATCCTCGACACCGACATCGATGGTGCATCCTCGGTACCACGCAAGGTCGACACCGACTTCCCGAACCTTGGCCGCTACGGCGCTGCTCGACGAGCAGCACGGGCGGTGTTCCTGGCGACTGCGCCGAAGGGTTCGTCGTCGGCCAACCGCGGTGTCGAGCTACAGCGCGTCAAGCTCGCCTGCACGCTGCCCGGAGAGGCGGTCGCCACCTATGGCGACGCGCTCAACCGGCTCACCGACCGCTCGTCGTTCCTGTACGTCGAGGGTGCTCGGTACTGGTACGGGACACAAGCTTCCGTGGCACGACGGGCACGTGATCTGGTCGATCAGCTCCTTTCGACCCGGCTGGACGAGGTACACGTCCACATCCGTGACGGCCTCGAACCGGCACGGCGCGACCGCGGCGACTTCGTCGCTGTCCATGTCTGCCCCGCCTCACCGGCGGAGGTGCCCGACGATCCCGAATGCCGGCTCGTCGTGCTGCCACCGACTGCGCCGCACGCCAACCGGGACTCCGCATCTGCGGCGATGACGGCGGCGAAGACGCTGCTCGAGCAGCGCGGCAGTGGCGATCGCCAGTTCCGCAACATGCTCGTGTTCCTCGCCCCGGACGTGAAGCGCCTCGACGAGCTCGAGCGCGGCGTTGCCGAGCTGCTCGCCTGGAGCGACATCCACGGGCGCTGGGAGGATCTCGGCCTCGACGCTTTCCAGCGGAACCAGGCAGACCAGAAGAAGCGCGACGCCGAACGCGCTGTCGAGCTGCGGCTCGGCGAGACGTACCACTGGCTCCTCGTGCCTCATCAGCCTGAGCCCACCGGACCGATCGAATGGGAAGCGATCAAGGCCGACGGCCAAGGTGGGCTTGCGGTGCGGGCTGCTCGGAAGCTGGTGAACGCGGGCTCGCTCGGCCTCGCCTACTCACCCGAGCTCCTCCGCGGTCTGCTCTCGCCCGGTGGGACGCTTGCCTCGCTCTGGAAGGACGGTCACGTCCAGGCCAACACGCTCTGGGACGTGTTCGCCCGCTATCCCTATCTGCCTCGTCTTCAACGCATCGACGTACTCCTCGACACGGTCGCGCGCGGGCCGGCGTCGCTCACGTGGGAACAGCACGGGTTCGCAGTCGCTGAGGCACGTGACTCCAACGGTCGGTACGCCGGACTCGTGACCGGCGCGGAGCCCGTGCCCGTCGTCGGCACATCGTTGGTCGTCCAGCCCGAGCTGGCGAGGGCGCAGATCGACGGACAACGACCGCCGCCCACTGTTCAGCCTGGCGGTACCGACTCGACGCCGGGCGGAACAGACCCGCTTCCACCTCAGCCGCCCGACGTACCGGACACTGCCTTCCGCCGCTTCTACGCGGTGGCCAGGCTCGATCCCGAGCGCTACCAACGAGACTTCGGCAAGATCGCGAGTGAGATCATCACCAACCTCGCGGCGCAGCTCGGCACCGACGTCGAAGTCACTGTCGAGATCCACGC encodes:
- a CDS encoding DUF1156 domain-containing protein; amino-acid sequence: MTATPGPTKLIEVALPLDVINREAAREKSIRHGHPSTLHLWWARRPLAACRAVLFAQLVDDPSAHPDQFPTPEAQEVERERLFDIIRRLVPWEASNDEKVLEEARAEIRRCYPDGPPAIVDPFCGGGSIPLEAQRLGLEAHASDLNPVAVLITKALIELPPKFAGRPPVHPDDGRELKGTRTWSGAQGLAEDVRWYGRWMRDEAERRIGHLYPKATLPDGTKATVIAWIWARTVTCPNPACRATMPLVRSFWLGKKKGKEAWVIAIPELETKRVRFAIGHGESGPPVDGTVGRTGATCLVCASPVPRQHLWDEGRAGRIGAQLMAIVAEGNRQRTYLPPSAEHETAAEVPRPEDVPDTEMPNNPRWFSPPMYGMTHHADLFTNRQLTALYTLSEIVTEARDEVITDSGGDVDYADAVATYLGLAFSRTADLNNTIVTWSSSRDQARNLFARQAIPMAWDFTEVYPFSESAGDLGISVESAARAIASLPIGLGKVQNLDARSRSFDGLVVATDPPYYDNIGYADLSDFFYVWLRRALRKSHPELLGTMLTPKSSELIASPYRFDGSKERADQHFEAGFRTVFRHAAEQGRPDTPTTIFYAFKQSESDDDVSSKILVSTGWEKFLQGLVDNGLVVTGTWPMRTEREVRSVGIGTNALASSILLVCRSRPVSAGVTDRRGFLQSLKARLGHDLRVLQSGGVAPVDLAQAAIGPGMAVFSSYAKVVEPTGESMTVRTALALINQVLDEVSAEQEGEFDEDTRWAIAWYSEYGHDDGPYGRADDLARAKNVSVDGLVRAGIVKSGAGKVRLLNRDELDPAWDPSSDIRVTVWEVCQHLIRRLDDGAESAGELLVRVGGLGDAARDLAYRLFQIAESKKWAKEAGPYNALAAEWLELTRVASAGPAGQGTLL
- a CDS encoding DUF499 domain-containing protein produces the protein MAASNRERVGRALELLGPAMAIWVDRKMSRKSPAGGNWKAAYAGQNLDSDPSALITVVFDSYQDVFKAEIGSKGRSLLDLVRAARNDFAHNQSFSVDAAYKALDRIEEFLVLIDAPEATEVGTAKTELMRARLEAETKKVTPKAESLFGEPVAGLQPWREVVQPHDDVARGKYNVAEFAANLYQVAAGKGLAEYTDPVEFYRRTYLTAGLRQMLTQAAQRLTGQGGAPVVDLQTNFGGGKTHSLIALYHLCSGLKVTEFPQELQELLAGAGVTELPSVQRAVLVGTELSPGQPETKPDGTVVNTLWGEIAWQLGGEAAFELVAEADRTGTNPGKAMQDVFTLCGPCLVLIDEWVAYARQLFETQELLPGGLFETQFSFAQTLADAVIAVPGTLLVISLPVSDDPARPGVTPIGSEAEVGGYAGQESARRLGNVIGRTEAAWRPASAEESFEIVRRRLFQPLATDGVKFRDATARTFGEMYRTQSAEFPAEVREPGYVERIKAAYPIHPELFARLYEDWSTLEGFQRTRGVLRLMAAVISALWTAGDQSPLILPANVPLDDPAVQTELIRNLDHAWQPILDTDIDGASSVPRKVDTDFPNLGRYGAARRAARAVFLATAPKGSSSANRGVELQRVKLACTLPGEAVATYGDALNRLTDRSSFLYVEGARYWYGTQASVARRARDLVDQLLSTRLDEVHVHIRDGLEPARRDRGDFVAVHVCPASPAEVPDDPECRLVVLPPTAPHANRDSASAAMTAAKTLLEQRGSGDRQFRNMLVFLAPDVKRLDELERGVAELLAWSDIHGRWEDLGLDAFQRNQADQKKRDAERAVELRLGETYHWLLVPHQPEPTGPIEWEAIKADGQGGLAVRAARKLVNAGSLGLAYSPELLRGLLSPGGTLASLWKDGHVQANTLWDVFARYPYLPRLQRIDVLLDTVARGPASLTWEQHGFAVAEARDSNGRYAGLVTGAEPVPVVGTSLVVQPELARAQIDGQRPPPTVQPGGTDSTPGGTDPLPPQPPDVPDTAFRRFYAVARLDPERYQRDFGKIASEIITNLAAQLGTDVEVTVEIHARNEDGFIDSVIRTVSENARTLKVDSHGFERD